The Bacillus vallismortis genome window below encodes:
- the ctaE gene encoding cytochrome c oxidase subunit III, whose translation MQIEEKFTAETFPASPEKVTLEGKNKFLGFWLFLGGETVLFASLFATFLALRNSNAGDPPTTEMFDVTLVFIATMLLLTSSLTSVYAMYHMKNFSFGKMQLWLGITILLGAGFLGLEIYEFKHYTHEFGFTITSSALGSAFYTLVGTHGAHVAFGLMWISTLMIRNAKRGLNLYTAPKFYVASLYWHFIDVVWVFIFTVVYLMGMVG comes from the coding sequence ATGCAAATTGAAGAAAAATTCACCGCAGAAACCTTTCCAGCTTCTCCCGAAAAAGTAACACTGGAAGGGAAAAATAAATTTTTAGGCTTTTGGCTTTTCCTTGGAGGAGAGACAGTTCTGTTCGCGTCTCTCTTCGCAACGTTTCTCGCACTCCGGAATTCAAACGCCGGTGACCCGCCTACGACGGAAATGTTTGATGTGACGCTTGTGTTTATCGCCACAATGCTTTTATTAACAAGCAGTTTAACGAGTGTGTACGCGATGTACCACATGAAGAACTTTTCCTTCGGCAAAATGCAGCTTTGGCTGGGAATTACGATCTTATTGGGGGCGGGATTTTTAGGGCTGGAAATCTATGAGTTTAAGCATTACACCCATGAGTTTGGCTTTACCATCACAAGCTCTGCACTCGGTTCCGCGTTTTACACGCTCGTCGGTACACACGGCGCTCACGTGGCATTTGGGCTTATGTGGATCAGCACGCTGATGATACGCAATGCCAAAAGGGGACTGAACCTGTATACGGCGCCTAAGTTTTATGTTGCCAGTCTGTATTGGCACTTTATTGATGTCGTGTGGGTCTTTATCTTTACCGTTGTATATTTAATGGGGATGGTGGGATAA